A single window of Streptomyces griseoviridis DNA harbors:
- a CDS encoding 2'-5' RNA ligase family protein: MRTHWWWRPGWREGRRFYTWHLVFDGQDDVHRLAADYRTALAPLGPDSFTLIPDQWLHLTMQGVGFVDETDAQTVDAIVTTARHRLAGIAAFDVTLGPDAVVDQEAILLPAQPAEPVHAVRDAIRAAIGDVVEEVPEQADGFRPHVSVAYSAAAGPADPVVHALARATFTSARARITSAELIVLGRDAQMYEWTSYATVPLGK, translated from the coding sequence ATGCGGACCCACTGGTGGTGGCGGCCCGGCTGGCGGGAGGGCCGCCGCTTCTACACCTGGCACCTCGTCTTCGACGGCCAGGACGACGTCCACCGCCTGGCCGCCGACTACCGGACCGCACTCGCCCCGCTCGGACCCGACAGCTTCACCCTGATCCCCGACCAGTGGCTCCACCTCACCATGCAGGGCGTTGGTTTCGTGGACGAGACCGACGCGCAGACGGTCGACGCCATCGTCACCACCGCCCGCCACCGGCTGGCGGGGATAGCCGCGTTCGACGTGACCCTCGGGCCCGACGCCGTCGTCGACCAGGAGGCGATCCTCCTGCCCGCACAGCCTGCCGAGCCAGTGCACGCGGTGAGGGACGCGATCCGCGCGGCGATCGGCGACGTGGTGGAGGAGGTTCCCGAGCAGGCCGACGGGTTTCGACCGCACGTGTCGGTCGCGTACAGCGCAGCAGCAGGGCCAGCCGACCCTGTCGTCCACGCCCTCGCGCGAGCCACATTCACCTCCGCTCGGGCCCGCATCACCAGCGCGGAGCTGATCGTCCTCGGCCGTGACGCCCAGATGTACGAGTGGACGTCCTACGCCACGGTGCCTCTCGGGAAGTGA
- the gnd gene encoding phosphogluconate dehydrogenase (NAD(+)-dependent, decarboxylating), whose translation MELGLVGLGKMGGNMRERIRRAGHTVHGFDRNPDLADVHSLDELVGKLESPRVVWVMVPAGGPTQSTIDELGELLEPGDVVVDGGNSRWTDDEKHAEELAAKGIGFVDCGVSGGVWGLENGYALMYGGDAENVAKVQPVFDALKPEGKYGSVHAGKVGAGHFAKMVHNGIEYAMMQAYAEGWELLEKVDSVTDVREVFRSWQEGTVIRSWLLDLAVNALDDDEHLDRLKGFAQDSGEGRWTVEAAIDNAVPLPAITASLFARFASRQDDSPQMKMIAALRNQFGGHAVEAK comes from the coding sequence ATGGAGCTCGGTCTCGTCGGCCTCGGCAAGATGGGCGGCAACATGCGCGAGCGGATCCGCCGCGCGGGCCACACCGTCCACGGATTCGACCGCAACCCTGACCTCGCCGACGTCCACAGCCTGGACGAGCTCGTGGGCAAGCTCGAGAGCCCGCGCGTCGTCTGGGTGATGGTCCCGGCCGGCGGTCCGACCCAGTCCACCATCGACGAGCTGGGCGAGCTCCTGGAGCCCGGCGACGTCGTCGTGGACGGCGGCAACTCCCGCTGGACGGACGACGAGAAGCACGCCGAGGAGCTGGCGGCCAAGGGCATCGGCTTCGTCGACTGCGGCGTATCCGGCGGCGTCTGGGGCCTGGAGAACGGCTACGCGCTCATGTACGGCGGCGACGCGGAGAACGTCGCCAAGGTGCAGCCCGTCTTCGACGCCCTCAAGCCCGAGGGCAAGTACGGCTCGGTGCACGCCGGCAAGGTCGGCGCGGGCCACTTCGCGAAGATGGTCCACAACGGCATCGAGTACGCCATGATGCAGGCCTACGCCGAGGGCTGGGAGCTGCTGGAGAAGGTCGACTCGGTCACCGACGTGCGCGAGGTCTTCCGCTCCTGGCAGGAGGGCACCGTGATCCGCTCCTGGCTGCTCGACCTCGCCGTCAACGCCCTCGACGACGACGAGCACCTGGACCGGCTCAAGGGCTTCGCGCAGGACTCGGGCGAGGGCCGCTGGACCGTCGAGGCGGCCATCGACAACGCCGTGCCGCTGCCCGCGATCACGGCCTCGCTGTTCGCGCGGTTCGCCTCACGCCAGGACGACTCGCCGCAGATGAAGATGATCGCCGCGCTGCGCAACCAGTTCGGCGGGCACGCCGTCGAGGCGAAGTAG
- the gyrB gene encoding DNA topoisomerase (ATP-hydrolyzing) subunit B: MLCQKGRFVADSGNPNENIPSTDDAGASAAVTPPTGEVTASYDASAITVLEGLDAVRKRPGMYIGSTGERGLHHLVYEVVDNSVDEALAGHADTIDVTILPDGGVRVIDNGRGIPVGIVPSEGKPALEVVLTVLHAGGKFGGGGYAVSGGLHGVGVSVVNALSSKVAVEVRTDGHRWTQEYKLGVPTAPLAKHEAIDRTGTSVTFWADSDIFETTEYSFETLSRRFQEMAFLNKGLTIKLTDERDSAKATTGADEAGTDVKDEVKTVTYHYEGGIVDFVKYLNSRKGEAVHPTIIDLEAEDKDKSLSLEVAMQWNSGYSEGVYSFANIIHTHEGGTHEEGFRAALTNLINKYARDKKLLREKDDNLTGDDIREGLTAIISVKLSEPQFEGQTKTKLGNTEAKTFVQKAVYEHLNDWLDRNPVEAADIVRKGIQAATARVAARKARDLTRRKGLLESASLPGKLSDCQSNDPIKCEIFIVEGDSAGGSAKSGRNPQYQAILPIRGKILNVEKARIDKILQNQEIQALISAFGTGVHEDFDIEKLRYHKIILMADADVDGQHINTLLLTFLFRFMRPLVEAGHVFLSRPPLYKIKWGRDDVEYAYSDRERDALIEMGRQRGKRIREDSIQRFKGLGEMNAEELRVTTMDQEHRVLGQVTLDDAAQADDLFSVLMGEDVEARRQFIQRNAKDVRFLDI; this comes from the coding sequence GTGCTGTGCCAGAAAGGGCGCTTCGTGGCCGATTCCGGCAACCCCAACGAGAACATCCCGTCCACCGATGACGCCGGCGCGAGCGCCGCGGTCACCCCGCCGACCGGTGAGGTCACCGCTTCGTACGACGCCAGCGCCATCACCGTCCTCGAAGGGCTGGACGCGGTCCGCAAGCGACCCGGTATGTACATCGGCTCGACCGGCGAGCGCGGTCTGCACCACCTGGTGTACGAGGTCGTGGACAACTCCGTCGACGAGGCGCTTGCCGGGCACGCGGACACCATCGACGTGACGATCCTGCCCGACGGCGGCGTCCGCGTGATCGACAACGGCCGCGGCATCCCGGTGGGCATCGTGCCGTCCGAGGGCAAGCCGGCCCTCGAGGTCGTGCTGACCGTGCTGCACGCGGGCGGCAAGTTCGGGGGCGGCGGCTACGCGGTCTCCGGCGGCCTGCACGGCGTCGGCGTCTCGGTGGTGAACGCCCTGTCCTCCAAGGTCGCCGTCGAGGTACGGACCGACGGCCACCGCTGGACGCAGGAGTACAAGCTGGGCGTCCCGACCGCCCCGCTGGCCAAGCACGAGGCCATCGACCGGACCGGCACCTCGGTGACCTTCTGGGCCGACAGCGACATCTTCGAGACCACCGAGTACTCGTTCGAGACCCTGTCGCGCCGCTTCCAGGAGATGGCGTTCCTCAACAAGGGCCTGACGATCAAGCTCACCGACGAGCGCGACTCGGCGAAGGCCACGACGGGCGCGGACGAGGCGGGCACCGACGTCAAGGACGAGGTCAAGACCGTCACGTACCACTACGAGGGCGGCATCGTCGACTTCGTGAAGTACCTCAACTCCCGCAAGGGCGAGGCGGTACACCCGACGATCATCGACCTGGAGGCCGAGGACAAGGACAAGAGCCTGTCCCTCGAGGTCGCCATGCAGTGGAACAGCGGTTACAGCGAGGGCGTGTACTCCTTCGCCAACATCATCCACACGCATGAGGGCGGCACCCACGAGGAGGGCTTCCGCGCGGCGCTCACCAACCTGATCAACAAGTACGCGCGCGACAAGAAGCTGCTGCGCGAGAAGGACGACAACCTCACGGGCGACGACATCCGCGAGGGTCTGACGGCGATCATCTCGGTGAAGCTGAGCGAACCCCAGTTCGAGGGCCAGACCAAGACCAAGCTGGGCAACACGGAGGCCAAGACCTTCGTCCAGAAGGCGGTCTACGAGCACCTCAACGACTGGCTCGACCGCAACCCGGTCGAGGCCGCCGACATCGTCCGCAAGGGCATCCAGGCGGCCACCGCGCGCGTGGCGGCCCGCAAGGCGCGCGACCTGACCCGCCGCAAGGGCCTCCTGGAGTCGGCCTCGCTGCCGGGCAAGCTCTCCGACTGCCAGTCGAACGACCCCATCAAGTGCGAGATCTTCATCGTCGAGGGCGACTCCGCCGGCGGTTCGGCCAAGTCCGGCCGCAACCCGCAGTACCAGGCGATCCTCCCGATCCGCGGCAAGATCCTCAACGTCGAGAAGGCGAGGATCGACAAGATCCTCCAGAACCAGGAGATCCAGGCGCTGATCTCCGCCTTCGGCACCGGCGTGCACGAGGACTTCGACATCGAGAAGCTCCGCTATCACAAGATCATCCTGATGGCGGACGCCGACGTCGACGGCCAGCACATCAACACGCTGCTGCTGACCTTCCTCTTCCGCTTCATGCGGCCGCTGGTCGAGGCCGGGCACGTGTTCCTGTCCCGCCCCCCGCTGTACAAGATCAAGTGGGGCCGTGACGACGTCGAGTACGCCTACTCGGACCGCGAGCGCGACGCCCTCATCGAGATGGGCCGCCAGCGCGGCAAGCGCATCCGCGAGGACTCGATCCAGCGCTTCAAGGGCCTCGGCGAGATGAACGCGGAGGAGCTGCGCGTGACGACCATGGACCAGGAGCACCGCGTCCTCGGCCAGGTCACCCTCGACGACGCCGCGCAGGCCGACGACCTGTTCTCGGTCCTGATGGGCGAGGACGTCGAGGCCCGCCGCCAGTTCATCCAGCGCAACGCCAAGGACGTCCGTTTCCTCGACATCTGA
- a CDS encoding DUF3566 domain-containing protein — MSGATGAGSAGSTSTGTGTDGGGRGSAARPADSHTTQLRKIEVGTTDSRSPDTHGSQGGNVPDTRGQQAAHKAGAGKAAGAKGAGAKGAASGAQASPLPGERQPQQPSGPYHPPQAYEAQSGAAAGATRRPRTGARTTPRIRKARLRVAKADPWSVMKVSFLLSIALGVCTIVASAVLWMVMDAMGVFSTVGGTISEATGSNESNGFDLQSFLSLPHVLTFASIIAVIDVVLATALATLGAFIYNLSAGFVGGVELTLAEDE, encoded by the coding sequence GTGAGCGGAGCCACGGGCGCCGGATCGGCCGGAAGTACCTCCACGGGTACGGGAACGGACGGTGGCGGCCGTGGCTCCGCCGCGCGTCCGGCGGACTCCCACACCACGCAGCTGCGCAAGATCGAGGTAGGCACGACCGATTCGCGCTCGCCCGACACACATGGATCCCAGGGGGGGAACGTGCCGGACACCCGCGGCCAGCAGGCCGCACACAAGGCAGGCGCGGGCAAGGCGGCGGGCGCCAAGGGGGCGGGCGCCAAGGGGGCCGCGTCCGGCGCCCAGGCGTCGCCGCTGCCCGGCGAACGCCAGCCGCAGCAGCCGTCGGGGCCCTACCACCCGCCGCAGGCCTACGAGGCGCAGAGCGGGGCGGCCGCCGGCGCGACGCGCCGGCCGCGGACCGGGGCGCGGACCACGCCCCGCATCCGCAAGGCACGACTGCGGGTGGCGAAGGCCGACCCGTGGTCGGTCATGAAGGTGAGCTTCCTGCTCTCCATCGCGCTCGGCGTCTGCACGATCGTGGCGTCCGCGGTGCTGTGGATGGTCATGGACGCGATGGGCGTGTTCTCGACGGTCGGCGGCACGATCTCGGAGGCCACCGGCTCGAACGAGTCGAACGGCTTCGACCTCCAGTCGTTCCTGTCGCTTCCGCACGTCCTGACGTTCGCGTCGATCATCGCCGTCATCGACGTCGTCCTCGCGACCGCTCTCGCGACCCTCGGGGCGTTCATCTACAACCTCTCCGCGGGCTTCGTGGGCGGCGTCGAGCTGACGCTCGCCGAGGACGAGTGA
- the recF gene encoding DNA replication/repair protein RecF (All proteins in this family for which functions are known are DNA-binding proteins that assist the filamentation of RecA onto DNA for the initiation of recombination or recombinational repair.), which translates to MHVTHLSLADFRSYARVEVPLDPGVTAFVGPNGQGKTNLVEAVGYLATLGSHRVASDAPLVRVGADRAVIRAQVRQGDRQQLIELELNPGKANRARINRSSQVRPRDVLGIVRTVLFAPEDLALIKGDPGERRRFLDELVTARSPRMAGVRSDYERVLKQRNTLLKSAALARRHGGRSLDLSTLDVWDQHLARAGAELLARRLDLIAALQPLADKAYEQLAPAGGPVALEYKPSAPGDAHTREDLAEQLLGALGEARKQEIERGVTLVGPHRDDLLLKLGELPAKGYASHGESWSYALALRLASYDLLRAEGNEPVLVLDDVFAELDARRRERLAELVAPGEQVLVTAAVDDDVPDVLAGTRYAVADGTVERV; encoded by the coding sequence ATGCACGTCACGCACCTTTCGCTGGCCGACTTCCGCTCGTACGCCCGGGTCGAGGTCCCGCTCGACCCGGGCGTCACCGCTTTCGTCGGACCGAACGGCCAGGGCAAGACCAACCTCGTCGAGGCCGTCGGCTACCTCGCCACCCTCGGCAGCCACCGGGTCGCCTCGGACGCGCCCCTGGTCAGGGTCGGCGCCGACCGCGCGGTGATCCGGGCGCAGGTCCGCCAGGGCGACCGGCAGCAACTCATCGAGCTTGAACTGAACCCGGGCAAGGCCAACCGCGCCCGCATCAACCGGTCCTCGCAGGTCAGACCGCGTGACGTGCTGGGCATCGTACGGACCGTGCTGTTCGCGCCCGAGGATCTCGCGCTGATCAAGGGCGATCCCGGCGAGCGGCGCCGGTTCCTCGACGAACTGGTCACCGCCCGCTCCCCGCGGATGGCCGGCGTCCGCTCCGACTACGAGCGGGTCCTCAAGCAGCGCAACACCCTCCTGAAGTCGGCCGCGCTCGCCCGCAGGCACGGCGGCCGCTCCCTCGACCTGTCGACGCTCGACGTCTGGGACCAGCACCTCGCGCGCGCGGGCGCCGAACTCCTCGCCCGGCGCCTTGACCTCATCGCCGCGCTCCAGCCGCTCGCCGACAAGGCGTACGAACAGCTGGCGCCCGCGGGCGGGCCCGTCGCCCTGGAGTACAAGCCGTCGGCCCCCGGCGACGCGCACACCCGCGAGGACCTCGCCGAGCAGCTCCTCGGGGCGCTCGGCGAGGCGCGCAAGCAGGAGATCGAGCGGGGCGTCACCCTCGTCGGCCCGCACCGCGACGACCTGCTGCTGAAACTCGGCGAGCTGCCCGCCAAGGGCTACGCCTCGCACGGCGAGTCCTGGTCCTACGCGCTGGCGCTGCGGCTGGCCTCCTACGACCTGCTGCGGGCCGAGGGCAACGAGCCGGTGCTGGTCCTCGACGACGTCTTCGCCGAGCTGGACGCCCGCCGCCGCGAACGCCTGGCCGAACTGGTCGCGCCCGGCGAGCAGGTCCTGGTGACGGCCGCGGTCGACGATGACGTGCCCGACGTCCTCGCGGGCACCAGGTACGCGGTCGCGGACGGGACGGTGGAGCGGGTATGA
- a CDS encoding helix-turn-helix transcriptional regulator, giving the protein MIIDRQHAFVDNHVIKGEGNSGWHLFDRAAVAWARSIFEMFWDHATRWQDIGPATCDPLSERQWRILRELDAGYSQQQVGGRIGLSRRAVDKELATVREALGFKTMYQVMSWYGRAQCPPVG; this is encoded by the coding sequence GTGATCATCGATCGCCAGCACGCCTTCGTCGACAACCACGTCATAAAGGGCGAGGGCAACAGCGGCTGGCACCTCTTCGACCGCGCCGCCGTCGCCTGGGCCCGCAGCATCTTTGAGATGTTCTGGGACCACGCCACCCGGTGGCAGGACATCGGCCCGGCCACGTGCGACCCGCTGAGCGAACGGCAGTGGCGCATCCTTCGCGAGCTGGACGCCGGGTACTCCCAGCAGCAGGTCGGAGGACGGATCGGTCTCAGTCGCCGGGCTGTCGACAAGGAGCTGGCGACGGTCCGCGAAGCGCTGGGCTTCAAGACCATGTACCAGGTAATGAGCTGGTACGGCCGAGCGCAGTGTCCCCCGGTCGGGTGA
- a CDS encoding DUF721 domain-containing protein, protein MSAPDHSDRSEPSQAAAKAAEPSGVDLARVALRAAKEAARARGDAAQQRKQARRGGLRSGARADGRDPMAFGAAINRLINERGWEAPAAVGGVMGRWPEIVGEDVANHCDPEKYDEEERVLTVRCDSTAWATNLRLLAPTLVARLNQDLGHGTITLIKVLGPQGPVRRYGPLRAPGSTGPGDTYG, encoded by the coding sequence ATGAGCGCCCCCGACCACTCCGACCGCTCCGAGCCCTCCCAGGCGGCCGCGAAGGCCGCCGAGCCGTCCGGTGTCGACCTCGCGCGCGTGGCGCTGCGCGCGGCCAAGGAGGCGGCCCGCGCGCGCGGTGACGCGGCGCAGCAGCGCAAGCAGGCCAGGCGCGGTGGACTGCGCTCCGGCGCGCGCGCCGACGGCCGCGATCCGATGGCGTTCGGGGCGGCCATCAACCGCCTGATCAACGAACGTGGTTGGGAGGCGCCGGCCGCGGTCGGCGGGGTCATGGGGCGCTGGCCTGAGATCGTCGGCGAGGACGTGGCCAACCACTGCGATCCTGAGAAGTACGACGAGGAGGAGCGCGTGCTGACCGTGCGCTGCGACTCCACGGCCTGGGCGACCAACCTGCGGCTGCTCGCGCCGACCCTGGTGGCCCGGCTGAACCAGGATCTCGGCCACGGCACGATCACGCTGATCAAGGTGTTGGGGCCGCAGGGTCCCGTGCGCCGCTACGGTCCGCTGCGGGCCCCCGGCAGCACCGGACCCGGTGACACCTACGGGTGA
- a CDS encoding XRE family transcriptional regulator, which translates to MTDRSKPGSKGDRDGLRHQMLAVGCTTAEIATEMRVRYRMRPREAWRHAHGWSLQVAADRITQASASSTPVAADASLTAKWEKWPSNPSARRPSVPVILAIAAAYGCEPGDLLDIDDRRALPDTDLRALTRPAPPTVDPQPVPAQSPSLPTTDLVHLAADESATWAQWAEASNVGDLGLEQMLAEIRTLAGDYLVSDPVVLFGRTRRLRDRVFGLLEGHQYPRHSRELYAASGYLCALLAWMSSDLGQLRDADTQGRTAWLCAELADHDDLRAWVLSTRSKVAFWDGRLRDAVAYARRGASCRPSGTVSVLLACQEADAWSVIGAHDESLAALHRAEDARAALTGTDEVGGILSCQPSRQDNYAAAVHLRGGRPADALRATTSALALLAVQPVRAYGTEAQIHISQASAHLATGDVDGAREALAPVLAMPPDHRLAPVARRLSELSAVIDHRAPGAGVIGLRAAITDWCADSAPRHLALSPGSGAS; encoded by the coding sequence ATGACCGACCGCTCGAAGCCCGGATCGAAAGGTGACCGAGACGGTCTCCGTCACCAGATGCTCGCCGTCGGGTGCACGACTGCCGAGATCGCCACCGAGATGCGCGTCCGGTACCGGATGCGCCCCCGCGAGGCATGGCGGCATGCCCACGGCTGGAGCCTCCAAGTCGCAGCCGACCGCATCACGCAGGCCAGCGCGAGCAGCACTCCCGTTGCCGCTGACGCGAGTCTCACCGCGAAGTGGGAGAAGTGGCCAAGCAACCCATCCGCCCGTCGTCCAAGCGTCCCGGTGATTCTCGCGATCGCCGCCGCGTACGGCTGTGAGCCCGGCGACCTCCTCGACATCGACGACCGGCGCGCCCTACCTGACACGGACCTGCGAGCCCTCACCCGTCCGGCGCCCCCGACAGTCGACCCTCAGCCCGTACCTGCTCAGTCGCCCAGCTTGCCCACGACCGACCTCGTCCACCTGGCCGCCGACGAGTCCGCCACATGGGCCCAGTGGGCAGAGGCTTCCAACGTGGGCGACCTCGGCCTGGAGCAGATGCTCGCCGAAATCCGAACCCTGGCTGGCGACTACCTCGTCTCCGACCCCGTGGTCCTATTCGGCCGCACCCGCCGCCTCCGCGACCGCGTGTTTGGCCTCCTCGAAGGTCATCAATACCCGCGGCATTCGCGCGAGTTGTACGCCGCGTCCGGATACCTCTGCGCCCTCCTCGCCTGGATGTCGTCCGATCTGGGCCAGCTACGCGATGCTGACACTCAGGGCCGCACAGCCTGGCTGTGCGCCGAACTTGCTGATCACGACGACCTACGGGCCTGGGTTCTGTCGACCCGGAGCAAGGTGGCGTTCTGGGACGGCCGCCTGCGAGACGCCGTGGCCTACGCCCGCCGCGGTGCCAGCTGCCGGCCGTCGGGCACGGTGTCCGTCCTCCTCGCCTGCCAGGAGGCTGACGCGTGGTCCGTGATCGGGGCGCATGACGAATCGCTCGCCGCCCTACACCGAGCTGAGGACGCCCGCGCCGCGCTGACGGGCACCGATGAGGTCGGAGGCATCCTGTCCTGCCAGCCGTCTCGGCAGGACAACTACGCGGCCGCCGTACACCTCCGCGGCGGCCGTCCCGCAGACGCCCTGCGCGCCACCACAAGCGCCCTCGCACTCCTCGCCGTTCAGCCAGTACGCGCCTACGGAACAGAGGCCCAGATCCACATCAGCCAGGCATCCGCCCACCTCGCCACCGGCGACGTCGACGGCGCCCGCGAAGCCCTGGCACCGGTCCTGGCAATGCCTCCGGACCACCGCCTCGCACCTGTCGCCCGGCGTCTCTCCGAGCTGTCCGCCGTCATAGATCATCGAGCACCTGGCGCCGGGGTAATCGGGCTGCGCGCGGCCATCACGGACTGGTGCGCGGACTCCGCACCGCGGCATCTTGCCCTCTCGCCAGGTAGCGGGGCCTCCTGA
- the gyrA gene encoding DNA gyrase subunit A, which yields MADENTPVTPEEGGDVVMRIEPVGLETEMQRSYLDYAMSVIVSRALPDVRDGLKPVHRRVLYAMYDGGYRPERGFYKCARVVGDVMGNYHPHGDSSIYDALVRLAQPWSMRMPLVDSNGNFGSPGNDPAAAMRYTECKMAPLSMEMVRDIDEETVDFTDNYDGRSQEPTVLPSRFPNLLINGSAGIAVGMATNIPPHNLREVAAGAQWYLENPEASPEDLLDALIERIKGPDFPTGALVVGRKGIEEAYRTGRGSITMRAVVEVEEIQNRQCLVVTELPYQVNPDNLAQKIADLVKDSKIGGIADVRDETSSRTGQRLVIVLKRDAVAKVVLNNLYKHTDLQTNFGANMLALVDGVPRTLSLDAFIRHWVTHQIEVIVRRTKFRLRKAEERAHILRGLLKALDAIDEVIALIRRSDTVDIARQGLMGLLEIDEIQANAILEMQLRRLAALERQKIVQEHDELQAKIREYNAILASPERQRSIVSDELAAIVDKYGDDRKTMLVPYDGDMSIEDLIAEEDIVVTVSRGGYVKRTKTVDYRAQKRGGKGVRGTKLKEDDIVDHFFVSTTHHWLLFFTNKGRVYRAKAYELPDAGRDARGQHVANLLAFQPDEAIAEILAIRDYEAAPYLVLATKAGLVKKTPLKDYDSPRSGGVIAINLREGQDGSDDELIGAELVSSDDDLLLISKKAQSIRFTATDDALRPMGRATSGVKGMSFREGDELLSMNVVRPGTFVFTATDGGYAKRTGVDDYRVQGRGGLGIKAAKIVEDRGSLVGALVVEETDEILAITLSGGVIRTRVNEVRETGRDTMGVQLINLGKRDAVVGIARNAEAGREAEEVDGDITVDDTAEDVITTGTDEGEAPSVE from the coding sequence ATGGCCGACGAGAACACCCCTGTCACCCCTGAAGAGGGCGGCGACGTCGTGATGCGCATCGAGCCCGTCGGGCTCGAGACGGAGATGCAGCGCTCGTACCTGGACTACGCGATGTCCGTCATCGTGTCCCGCGCGCTGCCCGACGTCAGGGACGGACTCAAGCCCGTCCACCGCCGCGTCCTGTACGCGATGTACGACGGCGGCTACCGCCCCGAGCGCGGCTTCTACAAGTGCGCCCGCGTGGTCGGCGACGTCATGGGCAACTACCACCCGCACGGCGACTCCTCCATCTACGACGCCCTGGTGCGGCTCGCCCAGCCGTGGTCGATGCGGATGCCGCTGGTCGACTCCAACGGCAACTTCGGCTCCCCGGGCAACGACCCGGCCGCCGCCATGCGCTACACCGAGTGCAAGATGGCGCCGCTGTCGATGGAGATGGTCCGCGACATCGACGAGGAGACCGTCGACTTCACGGACAACTACGACGGCCGCTCCCAGGAGCCGACCGTCCTGCCGTCCCGCTTCCCCAACCTGCTGATCAACGGCTCGGCCGGCATCGCGGTCGGCATGGCGACCAACATCCCGCCGCACAACCTCCGCGAGGTCGCGGCCGGCGCCCAGTGGTACCTGGAGAACCCCGAGGCCAGCCCCGAGGACCTGCTCGACGCCCTGATCGAGCGGATCAAGGGCCCCGACTTCCCGACCGGCGCGCTCGTCGTCGGCCGCAAGGGCATCGAGGAGGCCTACCGCACCGGCCGCGGCTCGATCACCATGCGCGCGGTGGTCGAGGTCGAGGAGATCCAGAACCGCCAGTGCCTGGTCGTCACCGAGCTGCCCTACCAGGTCAACCCGGACAACCTCGCGCAGAAGATCGCCGACCTGGTCAAGGACAGCAAGATCGGCGGCATCGCCGACGTCCGCGACGAGACGTCGTCGCGCACCGGCCAGCGCCTCGTCATCGTCCTGAAGCGGGACGCGGTCGCCAAGGTCGTCCTGAACAACCTCTACAAGCACACGGACCTCCAGACGAACTTCGGCGCCAACATGCTGGCGCTCGTCGACGGCGTCCCGCGCACCCTCTCCCTCGACGCGTTCATCCGGCACTGGGTGACGCACCAGATCGAGGTCATCGTCCGCCGGACGAAGTTCCGCCTGCGCAAGGCCGAGGAGCGGGCGCACATCCTGCGCGGCCTGCTGAAGGCCCTGGACGCCATCGACGAGGTCATCGCGCTCATCCGGCGCAGCGACACCGTCGACATCGCCCGCCAGGGCCTGATGGGCCTCCTGGAGATCGACGAGATCCAGGCCAACGCCATCCTGGAGATGCAGCTGCGCCGGCTGGCCGCCCTGGAGCGCCAGAAGATCGTCCAGGAGCACGACGAACTCCAGGCGAAGATCCGCGAGTACAACGCGATCCTCGCCTCGCCCGAGCGCCAGCGGTCCATCGTCAGCGACGAGCTGGCGGCGATCGTCGACAAGTACGGCGACGACCGCAAGACGATGCTGGTGCCCTACGACGGCGACATGTCCATCGAGGACCTGATCGCCGAGGAGGACATCGTCGTCACCGTCTCGCGCGGCGGCTACGTCAAGCGGACCAAGACGGTCGACTACCGCGCCCAGAAGCGCGGCGGCAAGGGCGTGCGCGGGACGAAGCTCAAGGAAGACGACATCGTCGACCACTTCTTCGTCTCCACCACCCACCACTGGCTGCTGTTCTTCACCAACAAGGGCCGCGTCTACCGCGCCAAGGCGTACGAACTGCCGGACGCCGGACGGGACGCGCGCGGCCAGCACGTCGCGAACCTGCTCGCCTTCCAGCCCGACGAGGCCATCGCCGAGATCCTCGCGATCCGCGACTACGAGGCGGCGCCCTACCTGGTGCTCGCCACCAAGGCCGGTCTGGTCAAGAAGACGCCTCTGAAGGATTACGATTCACCGCGCTCGGGCGGCGTCATCGCGATCAACCTGCGCGAGGGCCAGGACGGCTCCGACGACGAACTGATCGGCGCCGAACTCGTCTCCTCCGACGACGATCTGCTCCTGATCAGCAAGAAGGCGCAGTCGATCAGGTTCACCGCCACGGACGACGCGCTGCGCCCCATGGGCCGCGCCACCTCCGGTGTCAAGGGCATGAGTTTCCGCGAGGGCGACGAACTGCTGTCGATGAATGTTGTTCGACCCGGTACGTTCGTGTTCACTGCCACAGACGGCGGGTACGCGAAGCGCACCGGCGTCGACGACTACCGCGTCCAGGGCCGTGGCGGCCTCGGCATCAAGGCCGCCAAGATCGTGGAGGACCGCGGGTCGCTCGTCGGCGCGCTGGTCGTCGAGGAGACCGACGAGATCCTCGCGATCACGCTGTCCGGCGGTGTGATTCGTACGCGAGTCAACGAGGTCAGGGAGACGGGCCGTGACACCATGGGCGTCCAACTGATCAACCTGGGCAAGCGCGACGCCGTCGTCGGCATCGCGCGCAACGCCGAGGCGGGGCGCGAGGCGGAGGAGGTCGACGGTGACATCACCGTCGACGACACCGCCGAGGACGTCATCACAACCGGCACGGACGAGGGTGAGGCACCCTCGGTCGAGTAG